From the genome of Glycine max cultivar Williams 82 chromosome 2, Glycine_max_v4.0, whole genome shotgun sequence, one region includes:
- the LOC102664056 gene encoding uncharacterized protein, protein MHLEFPDEDIMALFEEEVEDEDRDKWIVWFDGASNTLGHGVEAGLVFPDNQCIPFTTRLGFDCTNNMVEYEACTLGIQATIDFNVNLLKVYGDSALVIHQLKGEWETRDHKLIPYQAYIKKLTEFFGDISCQHIPREENQMADALATLASMFQLTPHGDFPYIEFRCPSKPMHCCLIKEEQDGKPWYFDIKRYVEDKEYPREASDNDKRTLQRLAVGFFLSGGILYKQNHDMVLLRCVDAKEAE, encoded by the coding sequence ATGCACTTGGAATTcccagatgaggacatcatggccttgttcgaggaagaggtggAGGATGAAGATAGGGAtaagtggatcgtgtggttcgatggtgcatccaataccctagGCCATGGAGTTGAGGCAGGTTTGGTCTTTCCCGACAATCAATGCATACCCTTCACGACAAGGTTAGGCTTTGATTGCACAAATAACATGGTTGAATACGAGGCATGCACCCTTGGGATCCAAGCAACAATTGACTTCAATGTCAACTTGCTCAAAGTATATGGAGACTCAGCCTTGGTGATCCATcaattgaaaggagaatgggagacTAGGGATCACAAATTGATACCTTATCAGGCCTACATCAAGAAACTGACGGAGTTCTTCGGTGATATCTCCTGCCAGCACATTCCTAGAGAGGAGAATCAAATGGCCGATGCGCTTGCCACTCTAGCATCCATGTTTCAGCTAACCCCGCATGGAGACTTTCCGTACATTGAGTTCAGATGTCCCAGCAAGCCCATGCATTGCTGCTTGATAAAAGAGGAGCAAGACGGTAAACCGTGGTACTTCGACATTAAGCGATACGTCGAGGACAAGGAGTACCCACGGGAggcttccgacaatgacaaaaggacattgCAAAGGTTAGCAGTTGGCTTCTTTTTAAGCGGAGGTATCCTGTACAAACAAAATCATGATATGGTCTTGCTccgatgcgtggatgccaaagaggccgAATAG